One window of Medicago truncatula cultivar Jemalong A17 chromosome 2, MtrunA17r5.0-ANR, whole genome shotgun sequence genomic DNA carries:
- the LOC11416066 gene encoding vicilin-like seed storage protein At2g28490: protein MGKKAPLLIMLLILCHGVSMIMGMWEAEDRENGPSTPDNKLFLLQNSKLVVKTDAGEMRVLESHGGRISERRLHVGFITMEPSSLFVPQYLDSTLIVFVHTGEAKVGFVNEDELAERDLKKGDVYQIPAGSAFYLLNTGEAQKLHIICSIDPSESLRIGIFQSFYIGGGAPVSVLSGFEPRILESAFNVSGSELKKFFTRKHEGPIVHVGHSHASASSIWTKFLQLKEDDKLNHMKKMMQDQEEDDVEEEVKQTTNWPWRKLLESVFGDEIENMKKDKVAHKSPRSCNLYDRKPDFKNSYGWSVSLDGSDYSPLKSSGVGIYHVNLKPGSMMTPHVNPRATEYGIVLRGSGRIQIVFPNGTNAMDTHIKQGDVFFIPRYFAFCQIASSNEPLDFFGFTTSAQKNKPQFLVGATSLMKSMMGPELAAAFGVSEDAMQNILNAQHESVIVPAPRVAPALQAGQ from the exons ATGGGAAAGAAAGCGCCTCTTTTGATCATGCTTCTTATTCTTTGTCATGGTGTGTCCATGATAATGGGAATGTGGGAGGCAGAAGATAGAGAAAATGGACCTTCAACGCCAGACAACAAATTGTTCTTGTTGCAAAACTCAAAGCTTGTGGTGAAGACTGATGCAGGAGAGATGAGAGTGTTGGAGAGTCATGGTGGTAGAATATCTGAAAGACGCTTGCACGTTGGTTTCATTACTATGGAACCAAGCTCACTTTTTGTTCCTCAATATCTTGATTCTACTCTCATCGTATTTGTCCATACAG GAGAAGCAAAGGTGGGATTTGTAAATGAGGATGAATTGGCAGAGAGGGATTTGAAGAAGGGAGATGTGTATCAAATTCCTGCTGGTTCTGCATTCTATTTGTTGAATACTGGGGAGGCTCAAAAGCTTCACATTATTTGTAGCATTGACCCATCCGAGAGTTTGAGAATTGGTATTTTCCag TCTTTCTATATTGGAGGAGGAGCTCCAGTGTCGGTACTTTCCGGATTCGAGCCTCGAATCCTTGAATCTGCATTTAAT GTATCAGGATCAGAGTTGAAGAAATTCTTCACAAGGAAACATGAGGGTCCAATTGTACATGTGGGCCATTCACATGCAAGTGCTTCAAGCATATGGACTAAATTCCTTCAACTAAAAGAGGATGACAAACTAAACCACATGAAGAAAATGATGCAAGATCAAGAAGAAGATGACGTTGAAGAAGAAGTAAAGCAAACAACAAATTGGCCTTGGAGGAAGCTTTTGGAATCTGTATTTGGAGATGAAatagaaaatatgaaaaaggaCAAGGTTGCACATAAATCCCCTCGCTCTTGCAACCTCTATGACAGAAAACCAGATTTCAAGAACAGTTATGGTTGGAGTGTTTCTCTAGACGGTTCTGATTATTCACCACTTAAAAGTTCCGGCGTTGGAATTTATCACGTCAATCTCAAACCG GGATCCATGATGACACCCCATGTAAATCCAAGGGCAACAGAGTATGGCATAGTCTTAAGAGGTTCTGGTAGAATTCAAATAGTGTTTCCAAATGGAACCAATGCAATGGACACACATATAAAACAAGGAGATGTTTTCTTTATACCAAGATACTTTGCATTTTGCCAAATAGCATCAAGCAATGAACCACTTGATTTCTTTGGATTCACAACTTCAGCTCAGAAGAATAAGCCACAGTTTTTGGTTGGTGCCACGTCACTTATGAAGAGCATGATGGGACCTGAGCTTGCTGCTGCTTTTGGAGTGAGTGAGGATGCAATGCAAAACATCCTTAATGCACAACATGAGTCTGTTATAGTACCTGCCCCAAGGGTTGCACCTGCATTACAAGCTGGACAATAA
- the LOC11408885 gene encoding vicilin-like seed storage protein At2g28490 — MGNKAPLLIMLLILCHGVSMTMGMWEVEDRENGPSTPNKKLFLLQNSKLVVKTDAGEMRVLKSHGGRISERRLHVGFITMEPSSLFVPQYLDSTLIIFVLTGEAKVGFVNEDELAERDLKKGDVYQIPAGSAFYLLNTGEAQKLHIICSIDPSESLRIGIFQSFYIGGGAPLSVLSGFEPRILESAFNVSGSKLMKFFTRKNEGPIVHVGRSHASSSSIWTKFLQLKEDEKLNHMKKMMQDQDQEQEEEEEDEVMQKTRWSWRKLLESVFGNEIKNNKCDKVTHKSPHSCNLYDRKPDFQNSYGWSVALDGSDYSPLKSSGIGIYHVNLKPGSMMTPHVNPRATEYGIVIRGSGRIQIVFPNGTNAMDTHIKQGDVFFVPRYFAFCQIASSNEPLDFFGFTTSAQKNKPQFLVGATSLMKSMMGPELAAAFGVSEDAMQNILNAQQESVIVPAPRAAPAL; from the exons ATGGGAAACAAAGCGCCTCTTTTGATCATGCTTCTGATTCTTTGTCATGGTGTGTCCATGACAATGGGAATGTGGGAGGTAGAAGATAGAGAAAATGGACCTTCAActccaaacaaaaaattgttcttgTTGCAAAACTCAAAGCTTGTAGTGAAGACTGATGCAGGAGAGATGAGAGTGTTAAAGAGTCATGGTGGTAGAATATCTGAAAGACGTTTACACGTTGGTTTCATTACTATGGAACCAAGCTCACTTTTTGTTCCTCAATATCTTGATTCTACTCTCATCATATTTGTCCTTACAG GAGAAGCAAAGGTGGGATTCGTAAATGAGGATGAATTGGCAGAGAGGGATTTGAAGAAGGGAGATGTGTATCAAATTCCTGCTGGTTCTGCATTCTATTTGTTGAATACTGGGGAGGCTCAAAAGCTTCACATTATTTGTAGCATTGACCCATCCGAGAGTTTGAGAATTGGTATTTTCCag TCTTTCTATATTGGAGGTGGAGCCCCACTGTCGGTACTTTCCGGATTCGAGCCTCGAATCCTTGAATCTGCATTTAAT GTATCAGGATCAAAGTTGATGAAATTCTTCACAAGGAAAAATGAGGGTCCAATTGTACATGTGGGCCGTTCACATGCAAGTTCTTCAAGCATATGGACAAAATTCCTTCAACTAAAAGAGGATGAGAAACTAAACCACATGAAGAAAATGATGCAAGATCAAGACCAAgagcaagaagaagaagaagaagatgaagtaatGCAAAAAACAAGGTGGTCTTGGAGGAAGTTATTGGAGTCTGTATTTGGCaatgagataaaaaataataaatgcgaCAAAGTTACCCACAAATCCCCTCACTCTTGCAACCTCTATGATAGAAAACCAGATTTCCAAAATAGTTATGGTTGGAGTGTTGCTCTAGACGGTTCTGACTATTCTCCACTCAAAAGTTCCGGCATTGGCATTTATCACGTCAATCTCAAACCA GGATCCATGATGACACCCCATGTAAATCCAAGGGCAACAGAGTATGGCATAGTGATAAGAGGTTCTGGTAGAATTCAAATAGTGTTTCCAAATGGAACCAATGCAATGGACACACATATTAAACAAGGAGATGTTTTCTTTGTACCAAGATACTTCGCATTTTGCCAAATAGCATCAAGCAATGAACCACTTGATTTCTTTGGGTTCACAACTTCAGCTCAGAAGAATAAGCCACAGTTTTTGGTCGGTGCCACGTCACTTATGAAGAGCATGATGGGACCTGAACTTGCTGCTGCTTTTGGAGTGAGTGAGGATGCAATGCAAAACATCCTTAATGCACAACAGGAGTCTGTTATAGTACCTGCCCCACGGGCTGCACCTGCACTATAA